A DNA window from Castanea sativa cultivar Marrone di Chiusa Pesio chromosome 7, ASM4071231v1 contains the following coding sequences:
- the LOC142643663 gene encoding RNA pseudouridine synthase 4, mitochondrial: MVDSTFLRLINLRSPPSTTAHSGLRLCISALHALHSHYTTSTSTTKEPKHYNNNGKWFTLPPFTPTLNGAALGKELSARSSQSKADVSTTALKWVLKCCPDLPRSLVQKLFRLRQVRRESNTMESTDVGAQAQERSLKRVAAKDSMNGGDRIFLPITVKQEVPSEKQKLYCNEEEANFIRSLVLYKDPAIVVVNKPPGMAVQGGIGIKTSLDELAAACLSYDHSEPPRLVHRLDRDSSGILVLGRTQISATVLHSIFREKTCGAKDDIDNEERILQRKYWALVIGSPRRPKGLISAPLGKVVVDNGKSDRITIIDNPQNMSAQLAITEYQVIKSSCHGFTWLELSPLTGRKHQLRVHCAEALGTPIVGDLKYGWQAHRNLKQLPCPMKSNENPTKGKTVPFGLDLESGSISEKHPHLHLHCKQMVLPNVSEALQNVQFSSNYDLSEVESLELIAPLPSHMQRSWDILNS, encoded by the exons ATGGTGGACTCCACCTTCCTCCGCCTCATAAACCTCCGATCCCCACCCTCCACCACTGCACACAGCGGCCTTAGACTCTGCATCTCAGCCTTACACGCGTTGCACTCCCACTacaccacctccacctccaccaccaaagAGCCAAAACATTACAACAACAACGGCAAATGGTTCACTTTGCCTCCATTCACTCCAACTCTAAACGGCGCCGCTTTGGGCAAAGAACTCTCCGCTCGCAGCTCCCAATCAAAAGCCGATGTTTCCACCACAGCACTCAAATGGGTCCTTAAATGCTGTCCAGACCTACCCAGAAGCCTTGTTCAGAAACTCTTTCGTCTCAGACAG GTGCGGAGAGAATCCAACACTATGGAAAGTACTGATgtaggtgctcaagctcaagaacgTAGTCTCAAAAGG GTGGCAGCAAAGGACTCAATGAACGGTGGAGATCGAATCTTTCTTCCTATTACCGTTAAACAAGAGGTTCCCTCTGAGAAACAAAAGTTGTATTGCAATGAGGAAGAAGCTAACTTTATTCGCAGTCTTGTGTTGTATAAG GATCCAGccattgttgttgtcaataAACCTCCTGGGATGGCTGTTCAG GGGGGCATAGGCATCAAAACAAGTTTAGATGAACTCGCTGCTGCTTGTTTAAGTTATGACCACTCTGAACCTCCTCGGCTG GTTCACAGACTTGATAGAGATAGTAGTGGCATCTTGGTGTTGGGGAGGACACAAATTAGTGCGACAGTTCTACACTCCATCTTTCGTGAGAAAACTTGTGGTGCAAAAGAT GACATTGACAATGAAGAAAGAATCCTGCAAAGAAAGTATTGGGCACTTGTCATTGGGTCTCCAAGACGTCCAAAGGGATTAATTTCTGCCCCATTAGGGAAG GTGGTGGTGGACAATGGAAAATCTGATAGGATCACAATCATTGATAATCCCCAAAATATGTCTGCTCAGCTTGCAATAACAGAGTATCAAGTGATTAAATCTTCATGTCATG GTTTCACATGGCTAGAGCTTTCTCCTCTCACTGGTAGAAAGCACCAG CTCCGAGTACATTGTGCTGAGGCATTGGGAACACCGATAGTTGGAGACCTTAAATATGGTTGGCAAGCTCATAGGAATTTGAAACAATTGCCTTGTCCAATGAAATCAAATGAGAATCCTACCAAGGGGAAGACCGTTCCATTTGGCCTTGATTTGGAGAGTGGAAGTATCTCTGAGAAGCACCCTCACCTTCATCTTCATTGCAAGCAAATGGTATTGCCCAATGTGTCAGAGGCTTTACAAAATGTGCAGTTTTCTTCAAACTATGATCTTTCGGAAGTAGAAAGCCTCGAGTTAATTGCTCCTTTGCCTTCACATATGCAAAGAAGTTGGGACATTCTAAATTCTTGA